From Chthonomonas sp., the proteins below share one genomic window:
- a CDS encoding aminopeptidase, with amino-acid sequence MLDPRVTQLAELFCGHSTKLNSSDKLLIHAFDIPAEAIAEFVRIAQSKGAQVAVRLEQAHVKRQLMLGMTTENARTIAHIELEEMKQMTAYIALRGGANYAEMADVPGDIMSMWQREYGQPVVFGQRVPHTKWAVTRWPSPGMAQQASMSTSAFEDFYFKVCCVDYGKMAEACKPLEDLMNRTDMVHIKGPGTDLTFSIKDIGAVACCGEANIPDGECFSCPVKDSMNGEITYNTVSLYQGTEFNNIHYKVKNGRIEVAESGATTAKLNEILDTDEGARYFGEWAIGFNPHVLHPMKDTLFDEKIAGSFHLTPGNAYPPPGGNGNKSAIHWDTVLIQRPDYGGGEIWMDGVLVRKDGLFVLPELAGLNPENLA; translated from the coding sequence ATGCTAGATCCCCGCGTCACGCAGTTGGCCGAGCTCTTCTGCGGCCACTCGACCAAGCTCAATAGCTCCGATAAGCTCTTGATCCACGCCTTCGACATCCCCGCCGAGGCGATCGCCGAGTTCGTCCGCATTGCCCAATCCAAAGGCGCACAGGTCGCCGTTCGGCTGGAGCAAGCCCACGTCAAGCGTCAACTGATGCTGGGCATGACCACCGAGAACGCGCGGACGATCGCCCACATCGAGCTGGAAGAAATGAAGCAGATGACGGCGTACATCGCATTGCGCGGCGGGGCCAACTATGCCGAAATGGCCGATGTGCCGGGCGACATCATGAGCATGTGGCAGCGTGAGTACGGTCAACCGGTCGTCTTCGGGCAGCGCGTTCCGCACACCAAGTGGGCCGTCACCCGCTGGCCGAGCCCGGGGATGGCCCAACAGGCGAGCATGAGCACGAGCGCTTTTGAGGACTTCTACTTCAAGGTGTGTTGCGTGGACTACGGCAAGATGGCCGAGGCTTGCAAGCCGCTGGAAGACCTGATGAACCGCACCGACATGGTGCACATCAAGGGGCCTGGCACCGACCTCACGTTCTCCATCAAGGACATCGGCGCCGTCGCCTGCTGCGGCGAGGCAAACATCCCCGACGGCGAGTGTTTCAGCTGCCCGGTGAAGGACTCGATGAACGGCGAAATCACCTATAACACGGTGTCGCTGTACCAAGGCACCGAGTTCAACAACATTCACTACAAGGTGAAAAACGGCCGGATCGAGGTCGCCGAATCGGGCGCGACCACGGCCAAGCTCAACGAGATTTTGGATACCGACGAAGGCGCGCGCTACTTTGGCGAGTGGGCCATCGGTTTCAACCCGCACGTGCTGCACCCGATGAAGGACACGCTGTTCGACGAGAAGATCGCCGGTAGCTTCCACCTGACGCCCGGCAACGCCTATCCGCCGCCCGGCGGCAACGGCAACAAGTCGGCGATCCACTGGGACACCGTTCTGATTCAGCGGCCCGACTACGGCGGAGGAGAAATCTGGATGGACGGAGTGCTCGTCCGCAAGGACGGCCTCTTTGTGTTGCCGGAACTCGCCGGTCTGAATCCCGAAAATCTCGCGTAG
- a CDS encoding ABC transporter ATP-binding protein — protein MNITARDLRVTKGGFHLTVSSLEVVTGGILALIGPNGSGKSTLLRAMAGLEPCQGEVQMGGDALHGLPDLERARRIAWVPQAESHAFDFTVGELVATAAYFGRDADVAAAITRFDLGQLAGQSVRSISGGELQRALIARAWATGAPILLLDEPTAHLDVAHLGALAATIRGSGRTVVLASHDLNWAASVASQVLLLKAGQVVSRELTPESLAQAFDARLVQATTPDGRTIWAAPSW, from the coding sequence ATGAACATCACGGCGCGCGACCTGCGCGTGACCAAGGGCGGGTTTCATCTCACGGTCTCTTCACTGGAGGTTGTCACCGGCGGAATTCTGGCGCTCATCGGCCCCAACGGGAGCGGAAAATCCACCTTGCTGCGAGCAATGGCCGGCCTGGAACCCTGTCAGGGCGAGGTGCAAATGGGCGGCGACGCGTTGCACGGCCTGCCGGACCTCGAGCGCGCGCGTCGCATCGCGTGGGTGCCCCAGGCGGAAAGCCACGCGTTTGATTTCACCGTCGGCGAGCTCGTGGCGACGGCCGCCTACTTCGGTCGAGACGCCGATGTCGCGGCGGCGATCACGCGCTTTGACCTGGGACAACTCGCCGGGCAGTCGGTGCGCAGCATCAGCGGCGGCGAACTGCAGCGAGCGCTCATCGCGCGGGCTTGGGCCACCGGCGCGCCGATCCTGCTGCTCGACGAACCCACCGCCCACCTCGATGTCGCCCACCTCGGGGCGCTGGCGGCCACAATCCGGGGTTCGGGTCGCACGGTGGTGCTGGCCTCGCACGACCTGAACTGGGCGGCCAGCGTGGCCAGCCAGGTGTTGCTGCTCAAGGCGGGGCAAGTGGTCAGCCGCGAGCTCACCCCCGAAAGCCTGGCGCAAGCCTTCGATGCGCGGCTGGTCCAGGCCACTACTCCCGATGGTCGCACCATCTGGGCCGCGCCATCCTGGTAG
- a CDS encoding ABC transporter ATP-binding protein translates to MRRLFAQFDPRIENELYEQRGPIYKGLLCSAGAAALISLTGLLVKYLLVAISERSYSLLTYMSLGVIVLFGIKYFLTRGQSYFLSEAATRMTQNIRQALFARLLRLPVTYFNEKRAGAIQSVLANDVMVYQNAVVALKDSIDGPIKVAIGFVVIVLIQWKLTLAAMLVLPFMVLFIQRNARKMKVAQAEVQENLGHVTAFMNESLQGTRIVKAFGAEEVTDRKFAQHSDALLAAQLKAARRVATLKPMVEFIGAVALGIVVYLCGVLASRGELGAADLGGFVITLDAINRGIQSIGSLKQTKAQVQAASDRIYTEVMSVTAEDTATAGRLVPSTSRGEIEFRDVSFTYPDGTEALRSVSFVIRPGESLALVGNSGAGKSTIADLLMRFYDPTSGVILYDGTDVRELDTDWYRRQIGVVPQTNFLFAGSISENIQMAAPEASAADIREATVAAHASGFIDEMPNGIETQLGERGVRLSGGQAQRIAIARALIRKPKILLLDEATSNLDAVSEKAVTEALDEIMPGRTTLLIAHRLTTAARATRIVVLRKGEIIEQGPFRALLDAQGPFAHMYESFLAGSES, encoded by the coding sequence ATGCGTCGCCTGTTCGCCCAGTTCGATCCTCGAATTGAGAACGAGCTGTACGAACAGCGCGGCCCGATCTACAAGGGTCTGCTCTGCTCGGCGGGGGCCGCGGCGCTCATTTCGCTGACCGGGCTGCTGGTCAAGTATCTGCTCGTCGCGATCAGCGAGCGCAGCTACTCGCTGCTGACCTACATGAGTCTCGGCGTCATCGTGCTGTTCGGCATCAAGTACTTCCTCACGCGGGGTCAGTCGTACTTTCTCTCCGAAGCGGCCACGCGGATGACGCAAAACATTCGGCAGGCACTCTTCGCGCGGCTCCTCCGGTTGCCCGTGACCTACTTTAACGAGAAGCGCGCAGGGGCGATTCAGAGCGTGCTCGCCAACGACGTGATGGTCTACCAGAACGCCGTGGTCGCGCTGAAAGATTCGATTGACGGGCCGATCAAAGTCGCCATCGGGTTCGTTGTCATCGTTCTGATTCAGTGGAAGCTGACTCTGGCGGCGATGCTCGTGCTGCCATTCATGGTGTTGTTCATTCAACGCAACGCCCGCAAGATGAAGGTTGCGCAAGCCGAAGTCCAGGAGAATCTCGGGCACGTGACCGCGTTCATGAACGAGTCGTTGCAAGGCACGCGAATTGTCAAGGCGTTTGGCGCGGAAGAAGTCACCGATCGCAAGTTCGCGCAGCATTCAGACGCGCTGCTCGCCGCACAATTAAAGGCCGCCCGGCGCGTGGCCACCCTCAAGCCGATGGTCGAGTTCATCGGGGCGGTGGCGCTCGGCATCGTGGTCTATCTCTGCGGGGTGTTGGCTTCGCGCGGAGAGCTTGGCGCGGCCGATCTGGGCGGGTTCGTCATCACGCTGGACGCGATCAACCGCGGGATCCAATCCATTGGTTCGCTCAAGCAGACCAAGGCTCAGGTGCAAGCCGCCAGCGACCGCATCTACACCGAGGTCATGAGCGTGACCGCCGAAGACACGGCGACGGCCGGTCGGCTGGTGCCGAGCACCTCGCGCGGCGAAATCGAGTTCCGCGACGTGAGTTTTACGTATCCGGACGGCACCGAAGCCTTGCGGTCGGTGAGCTTCGTGATTCGGCCCGGCGAAAGCCTCGCGCTTGTCGGGAATTCCGGCGCGGGAAAGTCCACCATCGCCGACCTCCTCATGCGGTTTTACGACCCGACGTCGGGCGTGATTCTCTACGACGGCACCGATGTTCGCGAGTTAGACACCGATTGGTATCGCCGGCAGATTGGCGTGGTGCCGCAAACCAACTTTTTGTTCGCCGGCTCGATTTCGGAGAACATCCAGATGGCCGCGCCCGAGGCCTCGGCGGCGGACATTCGCGAGGCGACCGTTGCCGCTCACGCGAGTGGATTTATTGACGAAATGCCGAACGGCATTGAGACGCAACTCGGCGAGCGTGGTGTGCGGCTGAGCGGCGGCCAAGCTCAGCGCATCGCGATCGCGCGGGCACTCATCCGCAAGCCGAAGATTCTGCTGCTGGACGAAGCTACCAGCAACCTCGACGCCGTGAGCGAGAAGGCCGTGACCGAGGCACTGGACGAGATCATGCCGGGCCGCACGACGCTGCTGATTGCCCACCGCTTAACGACCGCGGCCCGCGCCACCCGAATCGTGGTGCTGCGCAAGGGCGAGATCATTGAGCAAGGCCCGTTCCGCGCTCTGCTGGATGCCCAAGGCCCGTTCGCGCACATGTACGAGTCGTTCCTCGCGGGCTCCGAAAGCTGA